From Methylobacterium radiodurans, a single genomic window includes:
- a CDS encoding RluA family pseudouridine synthase, which translates to MTQKPPHRGGPGKGGRGSSAGKGPPKGPPKGPAAGRGASRGPRPARPERARTGPRSSALDAAQRAAQLRGDERDARQPWSPVDAEAPAPAKVRLEKSRTEKPRAERAPRRTDAPRTPAAPAAAPAPSRREQRAAASATLASGVQTLTVEPDEDGMRVDRFLTARFPQLPFTRIQSLVRKGELRIDGKRAKSQDRLAPGQSVRVPPLKLDAEAPRPRNPVRDRDDAEFVRSLILYEDQDMMVLNKPFGLAVQGGSGTVRHVDGLLDALTGPDGQKPRLVHRLDKDTAGCLIVAKTRLAASTLAKSFRSRAARKIYWALTAGVPKVRQGRVSTYLVKDEPAEADARMRVAKHGEEGASHALTYYAMVDQAAQKLSWISFKPVTGRTHQLRAHAAHIGHPIVGDPKYFDVENWALPGGIQNRLHLLARRIVIPHPRTGRPVDVSAPLPPHMAQSWNLLGFDAARYDPVVDAPED; encoded by the coding sequence ATGACGCAGAAGCCTCCCCATCGCGGCGGCCCCGGAAAGGGCGGCCGCGGCTCCAGCGCGGGCAAAGGGCCGCCCAAGGGCCCCCCGAAGGGTCCGGCCGCCGGACGCGGCGCGAGCCGCGGGCCGCGTCCGGCGCGCCCGGAGCGCGCCCGCACCGGCCCGCGCAGCAGCGCCCTCGACGCGGCCCAGCGCGCGGCGCAGTTGCGCGGCGACGAGCGCGACGCGCGCCAGCCCTGGTCACCGGTCGACGCGGAGGCGCCCGCGCCCGCGAAGGTCCGCCTCGAGAAGTCCCGGACCGAGAAGCCCCGGGCAGAGCGTGCGCCGCGGCGCACCGACGCCCCGCGCACGCCCGCCGCCCCCGCGGCGGCACCCGCCCCGAGCCGGCGCGAGCAGCGCGCGGCGGCCTCCGCCACCCTGGCCTCCGGCGTGCAGACCCTGACGGTCGAGCCGGACGAGGACGGGATGCGGGTCGACCGCTTCCTCACCGCGCGGTTTCCCCAACTCCCCTTCACCCGGATCCAGAGCCTCGTGCGCAAGGGCGAGCTCCGGATCGACGGCAAGCGGGCGAAATCCCAAGACAGGCTGGCGCCGGGCCAGAGCGTGCGCGTGCCGCCGCTGAAGCTCGACGCGGAGGCGCCTCGCCCGCGCAACCCAGTGCGCGACCGGGACGACGCGGAGTTTGTGCGCTCGCTGATCCTCTACGAGGACCAGGACATGATGGTCTTGAACAAGCCCTTCGGCCTCGCGGTCCAGGGCGGCTCGGGCACCGTGCGGCACGTGGACGGCCTGCTCGACGCGCTCACCGGCCCGGACGGGCAGAAGCCGCGCCTCGTCCACCGGCTCGACAAGGACACGGCCGGCTGCCTCATCGTCGCCAAGACCCGGCTCGCCGCCTCGACCCTCGCCAAGAGCTTCCGCTCGCGCGCCGCGCGCAAGATCTACTGGGCGCTGACGGCGGGCGTGCCGAAGGTGCGCCAGGGCCGGGTCTCGACCTATCTGGTGAAGGACGAGCCGGCCGAGGCGGATGCCCGCATGCGGGTGGCCAAGCACGGCGAGGAGGGCGCCTCCCACGCGCTCACCTACTACGCGATGGTCGATCAGGCGGCGCAGAAGCTGTCCTGGATCTCGTTCAAGCCGGTGACGGGACGCACCCACCAGTTGCGGGCGCACGCCGCCCATATCGGACACCCGATCGTCGGGGACCCGAAATATTTCGACGTCGAGAACTGGGCGCTGCCCGGCGGCATCCAGAACCGGCTGCACCTGCTGGCTCGCCGCATCGTGATCCCCCACCCGCGCACCGGCCGGCCAGTGGACGTCAGCGCGCCGCTGCCGCCGCACATGGCCCAGAGCTGGAACCTGCTCGGCTTCGACGCCGCCCGCTACGACCCGGTGGTCGACGCGCCGGAGGATTGA
- a CDS encoding Hsp70 family protein has protein sequence MAACGLDFGTSNTTLGRSAAGRPELVPLEGRHLTVPSAIFFAPGRPPIIGRAATEAYVEGVPGRLMRSLKSVLGSGLVEETTPLGRERLRFRDVIARYLAAVKARAEEAAGTGFDAVVHGRPVHFVDGDPEGDRRAEATLREIAESIGFRSVSFQYEPIAAALDYEQGVRAEEIALIADIGGGTSDFSIVRLSPERHARAERADDILANDGVRIGGTDFDRMLSLGTVMPLLGLGSPMKRGDLAVPNAYFHDLATWSSINRLYNPKTLREIEETRRDAARPDLIDRLYNVVEAERGHGLAIAVEGAKIGASDRGTASLDLGFVERGLRAAVDQESLGAQTGSLAERIGGRVGRCLAQAGIGAERIDALFLTGGSTGLPHVRAALTACVPGARVVDGDTFGSVGVGLTIEAARRGA, from the coding sequence ATGGCGGCCTGCGGCCTCGATTTCGGCACCTCGAACACCACCCTCGGCCGCAGCGCCGCCGGCCGACCCGAACTCGTCCCCCTGGAGGGCCGCCACCTCACGGTCCCCTCCGCGATCTTCTTCGCGCCCGGACGGCCCCCGATCATCGGGCGGGCCGCCACCGAGGCCTATGTCGAGGGCGTGCCGGGCCGGCTGATGCGCAGCCTCAAGTCGGTGCTGGGTTCCGGCCTCGTCGAGGAGACGACCCCGCTCGGGCGCGAGCGCCTGCGCTTCCGCGACGTCATCGCCCGCTACCTCGCCGCCGTGAAGGCGCGGGCGGAGGAAGCCGCCGGCACGGGTTTCGACGCGGTGGTGCACGGCCGTCCGGTCCATTTCGTGGACGGCGATCCCGAGGGCGACCGCCGGGCGGAGGCGACGCTGCGGGAGATCGCCGAATCGATCGGCTTCCGGAGCGTGTCCTTCCAGTACGAGCCGATCGCCGCCGCGCTCGATTACGAGCAGGGCGTACGCGCCGAGGAGATCGCGCTGATCGCCGATATCGGCGGCGGCACCTCGGACTTCTCGATCGTGCGCCTCTCGCCCGAGCGCCACGCGCGGGCGGAGCGCGCCGACGACATCCTGGCCAATGACGGCGTGCGGATCGGCGGCACCGATTTCGACCGGATGCTGAGCCTCGGCACCGTGATGCCGCTGCTCGGCCTCGGGAGCCCGATGAAGCGCGGCGACCTCGCGGTGCCGAACGCCTATTTTCACGACCTCGCGACGTGGTCGAGCATCAACCGGCTCTACAACCCCAAGACCCTGCGGGAGATTGAGGAGACCCGCCGCGACGCCGCCCGGCCGGATCTGATCGACCGGCTCTACAATGTGGTCGAGGCCGAGCGAGGCCACGGCCTCGCCATCGCGGTCGAGGGCGCCAAGATCGGCGCGAGCGACAGGGGCACGGCGAGCCTCGATCTCGGCTTCGTGGAGCGCGGACTCCGGGCGGCCGTCGACCAGGAGAGCCTCGGCGCCCAGACGGGAAGCTTGGCCGAGCGCATCGGCGGGCGCGTCGGGCGCTGCCTCGCGCAGGCCGGGATCGGCGCGGAGCGGATCGATGCGCTGTTCCTCACCGGCGGCTCGACCGGCCTGCCGCACGTGCGGGCCGCGCTCACCGCCTGCGTACCGGGCGCCCGGGTGGTGGACGGCGATACCTTCGGCTCGGTCGGCGTCGGTCTGACGATCGAGGCCGCGCGGCGCGGCGCATGA
- a CDS encoding replication-associated recombination protein A translates to MSDLFASSEPTPPQNPNAPRPLADRLRPARLDEVVGQEHLTGPDGALTRLLRSKSLGSLIFWGPPGTGKTTVARLLADQTDLHFEQISAIFSGVPDLRKVFEAARRRRQGGQGTLLFVDEIHRFNRAQLDAFLPVMEDGTVTLVGATTENPSFELNAALLSRARVLLFRSLDDAAVAKLLARAEALTGQALPLDEEARGVLVRMADGDGRAALTLSEEVWRSARPGETLDAETLQEIVQRRAPIYDKAQEGHYNLISALHKTVRGSDPDAALYYLCRMLDGGEDRLFIARRLVRMAVEDIGLADPQALVVATAAKDAFDFLGSPEGELALAQVTVYLACAPKSNAVYEAYKAATRVAKAAGSLPPPRTILNAPTKLMKRMGYGEGYRYDHDEPDAFSGQDYWPERLGRQHFYAPTERGMESRYRDRLEHWERLRRERRGED, encoded by the coding sequence ATGTCCGACCTCTTCGCCTCCTCCGAGCCGACGCCACCGCAGAATCCCAACGCCCCCCGACCGCTCGCCGACCGGCTGCGGCCGGCCCGGCTCGACGAGGTGGTGGGCCAGGAGCACCTGACTGGGCCGGACGGGGCGCTGACCCGGCTCCTGCGCTCCAAGAGCCTCGGCTCGCTGATCTTCTGGGGCCCGCCCGGCACCGGCAAGACCACGGTGGCGCGGCTGCTCGCCGACCAGACCGACCTGCATTTCGAGCAGATCTCGGCGATCTTCTCGGGCGTGCCGGACCTGCGCAAGGTGTTCGAGGCGGCGCGCAGGCGCCGCCAGGGCGGGCAGGGCACGCTTCTGTTCGTGGACGAGATCCACCGCTTCAACCGAGCCCAGCTCGACGCCTTCCTGCCGGTGATGGAGGACGGCACGGTGACGCTCGTCGGCGCCACAACGGAGAACCCGTCCTTCGAGCTGAACGCGGCGCTGCTCTCGCGCGCGCGCGTCCTACTGTTCCGCAGCCTCGACGACGCGGCGGTGGCCAAGCTGCTCGCCCGCGCCGAGGCGCTGACCGGCCAGGCCCTGCCGCTCGACGAGGAGGCGCGCGGCGTGCTGGTCCGCATGGCGGACGGCGACGGGCGGGCCGCGCTCACGCTCTCCGAGGAGGTCTGGCGCTCGGCCCGGCCCGGCGAGACGCTCGACGCCGAGACGCTGCAGGAGATCGTGCAGCGCCGCGCACCGATCTACGACAAGGCGCAGGAGGGGCACTACAACCTGATCAGCGCGCTGCATAAGACCGTGCGGGGTTCCGACCCGGACGCTGCCCTGTACTACCTCTGCCGGATGCTCGACGGCGGCGAGGACCGCCTGTTCATCGCGCGCCGCCTCGTGCGGATGGCGGTGGAGGATATCGGGCTCGCCGACCCGCAGGCGCTCGTCGTCGCCACCGCCGCCAAGGACGCCTTCGACTTCTTAGGGTCGCCCGAGGGCGAGTTGGCGCTGGCGCAGGTCACGGTCTACCTCGCCTGCGCGCCGAAATCGAACGCGGTCTACGAGGCCTACAAGGCGGCGACCCGGGTCGCGAAGGCCGCCGGCTCCCTGCCGCCGCCGCGCACCATCCTCAACGCGCCGACCAAGCTGATGAAGCGCATGGGCTACGGCGAGGGCTACCGCTACGACCACGACGAGCCCGACGCCTTCTCGGGCCAGGATTACTGGCCGGAGCGGCTGGGCCGCCAGCACTTCTACGCGCCGACCGAGCGCGGCATGGAGAGCCGCTACCGCGACCGCCTAGAGCACTGGGAGCGCTTGCGCCGGGAGCGCCGCGGCGAGGACTGA